A window of Elgaria multicarinata webbii isolate HBS135686 ecotype San Diego chromosome 2, rElgMul1.1.pri, whole genome shotgun sequence contains these coding sequences:
- the ZDBF2 gene encoding DBF4-type zinc finger-containing protein 2 isoform X2, translated as MQNRQGYCNCCHVHYSNLEQHVFSSQHRHFATYCRNRTGTTSLMERFLQDVLQHHPYRYHDNRPTYDDMPFTSPRLLPRDEALLSPEAMEKERTAGKGEEPSTDSGFTAESGCLISQRSHEELKKASVPVTPIQKLERGQKHSLGALQQMVDVPSRHVPEEGALTESSSHKAPSTAVYLLPQPLAVSHSSLKPDLVSNKMCEQTKQSLCNQDGLLNPNLGPVLQSAKSRAMSLSHESPVCNQGNSLISGQLFLKQDGLQPQDETQLSDFYLRNTSNPVGSGSSLAFQTASRLSGKKENQSGRSTETSVDEIIEEVILKYCYEIPPQELPCRDEDTNSCVNVLSFLGQRSVHGSDVSFDCDAPVQSGALLPKATVKNLELLKKVQVNLQDENYGTQLSSILKNGFVQEASETEKDVPAHSKEPVLPALPHVPPSFVGKTWSQIMYEDDMKIEALVRDFREGRFRCHFDTESLANSAKRRLRKKKQKGDGRINATAANETEAASAKGLPEFTDVLSGDSDFSNSCVISETQHIPETPKRPKKRTWRLASRCQVVKVSHGTQTSLMHYPVVKQKIIRKDYEPPNQKANLVWSESEKTPTMKTRLCALKLPESYTKIMSPLQPKTVVYVLSCPEMKQFRSKPEDVPKMRRSHNSTDSKDSIRYRYKQSSLKYYDPLTNRVLKTPPKSVAGEKGKKPPHVRQLFRSLNLNANRKKQADAQYECTAAKSLNSLDFHGLSASFRLDPVKENDMNSVHKTDGSSISTERSECLICNSSEKSYKPLALSPLNSHQSQREGDFRLTPFNRKEAKPLLKSHVPDCLERDNPKTMWRRRRKGNSREPGFSKKASGPAFVRHNLVRRGSRKQPPRTTTQQKEGRIRKMPSCTLKPSASSIPRHQTKKATVGKHLKKEKPDAKKLKVTRKSKRTFLSTAAIMGIPEKRQRTTARASSKVKTWEVAGDKSLLCTVK; from the exons ATGCAGAACAGGCAAGGCTATTGCAACTGTTGCCATGTACACTACAGTAATCTTGAACAG CATGTGTTCAGCTCCCAGCATAGACATTTTGCCACTTACTGTAGGAATCGTACGGGTACAACTAGCCTGATGGAACGTTTCCTGCAAGATGTTTTGCAGCATCATCCCTATAGATACCACGACAACAG aCCAACTTATGATGACATGCCATTCACCAGCCCCAGGCTTCTTCCCAGGGATGAGGCTCTTCTTTCACCGGAAGCgatggagaaagagagaacagcagggaagggggaagaaccGAGCACTGACAGTGGCTTCACTGCTGAGTCAGGCTGCCTTATTTCCCAGAGATCCCATGAGGAGCTAAAGAAGGCTTCTGTGCCAGTCACACCTATCCAAAAGCTAGAAAGAGGACAAAAACACAGCCTAGgagctttgcagcaaatggtggaTGTCCCCAGTAGGCATGTTCCAGAAGAAGGTGCTCTGACTGAAAGTAGTAGCCATAAAGCCCCGTCTACAGCTGTGTACCTCTTACCCCAACCATTGGCTGTTAGCCACTCATCACTAAAACCAGATTTGGTTTCAAATAAAATGTGTGAGCAAACGAAGCAGAGCCTATGCAATCAAGATGGATTACTGAATCCAAATTTGGGTCCTGTTTTGCAGTCAGCGAAATCGAGAGCGATGTCACTTTCACATGAGAGTCCTGTCTGTAATCAAGGCAACTCTTTAATCTCAGGTCAGCTTTTTTTGAAACAAGATGGCTTACAACCTCAGGATGAAACTCAGCTCTCTGACTTCTATCTCAGGAACACTAGCAACCCTGTGGGTAGCGGCAGCAGCCTGGCTTTTCAAACAGCTTCCCGATTatcaggaaaaaaggaaaacCAGTCAGGTAGAAGTACTGAAACTTCCGTAGATGAAATAATTGAAGAAGTCATTCTGAAATATTGCTATGAAATTCCCCCCCAAGAGTTGCCTTGCAGAGATGAAGATACTAATTCCTGTGTAAATGTTCTGTCGTTTCTTGGCCAGCGTAGTGTGCATGGTTCAGACGTAAGTTTTGATTGTGATGCACCTGTACAGTCAGGAGCACTCTTGCCCAAGGCAACAGTTAAAAATCTAGAACTTCTCAAAAAGGTTCAAGTAAACCTTCAAGATGAGAACTATGGCACCCAGCTCAGTTCCATTCTTAAAAATGGTTTTGTGCAGGAAGCGTCAGAAACAGAAAAAGATGTGCCAGCTCATAGTAAAGAGCCAGTTCTTCCAGCTCTGCCCCACGTGCCCCCTTCCTTTGTAGGCAAAACATGGTCCCAGATCATGTATGAAGATGATATGAAAATTGAAGCCCTTGTTCGAGACTTCAGAGAAGGTCGCTTCCGCTGCCACTTTGATACTGAGTCCTTGGCTAATAGTGCAAAGAGGAGgctaagaaagaaaaagcagaaaggtGACGGGAGGATCAATGCAACTGCAGCTAACGAAACAGAGGCTGCATCAGCTAAAGGGCTTCCAGAATTTACTGATGTGTTAAGTGGGGACTCTGACTTCAGCAATTCATGTGTAATCTCAGAAACGCAACACATTCCAGAAACACCAAAGAGACCGAAAAAAAGGACTTGGCGCCTTGCCTCAAGGTGCCAAGTAGTCAAGGTTAGCCATGGCACCCAAACTAGCTTGATGCACTATCCAGTAGTAAAACAAAAAATCATTAGGAAGGACTATGAGCCGCCAAATCAGAAAGCTAACCTTGTTTGGTCAGAGAGTGAGAAGACACCCACTATGAAAACTAGACTCTGTGCCCTCAAGCTTCCTGAATCTTATACCAAAATTATGAGCCCTTTGCAGCCCAAAACGGTGGTCTATGTTCTTTCTTGTCCAGAGATGAAACAGTTCAGGAGCAAACCTGAAGATGTTCCCAAAATGAGAAGAAGCCACAACTCCACCGATAGTAAGGACTCCATACGGTACAGATACAAACAGAGTTCTCTTAAGTATTATGACCCCTTGACTAACAGAGTTTTGAAAACGCCTCCCAAAAGCGTAGCTGGTGAAAAGGGAAAGAAGCCTCCACATGTTCGGCAGCTGTTCAGGAGTCTCAACCTTAATGCAAACAGGAAGAAACAAGCTGATGCACAGTATGAATGCACGGCAGCAAAGTCTTTGAATTCACTGGATTTCCATGGCTTGTCAGCATCTTTCAGGCTTGACCCAGTTAAGGAGAATGATATGAATTCAGTCCATAAGACAGATGGATCTTCTATTTCCACAGAGAGATCTGAGTGTCTGATATGTAATAGTTCAGAGAAATCTTATAAACCCTTAGCCCTCTCACCACTGAACTCTCACCAGTCACAGCGGGAAGGTGACTTTAGGTTAACTCCATTTAATAGGAAGGAAGCCAAACCTCTTTTGAAGTCACATGTGCCAGACTGTTTGGAAAGAGACAATCCAAAGAcaatgtggaggaggaggaggaaaggcaatAGTAGAGAACCAGGGTTTTCAAAAAAAGCTTCAGGACCAGCCTTTGTCAGGCATAATCTTGTTAGGCGAGGCAGTAGAAAACAGCCACCCAGGACTACAACTCAGCAAAAGGAGGGGAGGATAAGAAAAATGCCTTCTTGTACCTTAAAACCCTCTGCTTCATCTATTCCCAGGCACCAAACAAAGAAAGCTACTGTAGGAAAGCACCTTAAGAAAGAAAAACCTGATGCTAAAAAACTAAAGGTGACAAGGAAGTCCAAGAGGACATTTTTGAGCACTGCAGCTATTATGGGCATTCCAGAAAAGAGGCAGAGAACTACTGCAAGGGCTTCTTCCAAAGTAAAGACATGGGAGGTGGCTGGAGACAAGAGTCTCCTTTGCACTGTGAAATGA
- the ZDBF2 gene encoding DBF4-type zinc finger-containing protein 2 isoform X1, translating to MFDRNKQADEASAASAQGKERQGNEGSLRQESSSSIQGPELAGSGLPVMQNRQGYCNCCHVHYSNLEQHVFSSQHRHFATYCRNRTGTTSLMERFLQDVLQHHPYRYHDNRPTYDDMPFTSPRLLPRDEALLSPEAMEKERTAGKGEEPSTDSGFTAESGCLISQRSHEELKKASVPVTPIQKLERGQKHSLGALQQMVDVPSRHVPEEGALTESSSHKAPSTAVYLLPQPLAVSHSSLKPDLVSNKMCEQTKQSLCNQDGLLNPNLGPVLQSAKSRAMSLSHESPVCNQGNSLISGQLFLKQDGLQPQDETQLSDFYLRNTSNPVGSGSSLAFQTASRLSGKKENQSGRSTETSVDEIIEEVILKYCYEIPPQELPCRDEDTNSCVNVLSFLGQRSVHGSDVSFDCDAPVQSGALLPKATVKNLELLKKVQVNLQDENYGTQLSSILKNGFVQEASETEKDVPAHSKEPVLPALPHVPPSFVGKTWSQIMYEDDMKIEALVRDFREGRFRCHFDTESLANSAKRRLRKKKQKGDGRINATAANETEAASAKGLPEFTDVLSGDSDFSNSCVISETQHIPETPKRPKKRTWRLASRCQVVKVSHGTQTSLMHYPVVKQKIIRKDYEPPNQKANLVWSESEKTPTMKTRLCALKLPESYTKIMSPLQPKTVVYVLSCPEMKQFRSKPEDVPKMRRSHNSTDSKDSIRYRYKQSSLKYYDPLTNRVLKTPPKSVAGEKGKKPPHVRQLFRSLNLNANRKKQADAQYECTAAKSLNSLDFHGLSASFRLDPVKENDMNSVHKTDGSSISTERSECLICNSSEKSYKPLALSPLNSHQSQREGDFRLTPFNRKEAKPLLKSHVPDCLERDNPKTMWRRRRKGNSREPGFSKKASGPAFVRHNLVRRGSRKQPPRTTTQQKEGRIRKMPSCTLKPSASSIPRHQTKKATVGKHLKKEKPDAKKLKVTRKSKRTFLSTAAIMGIPEKRQRTTARASSKVKTWEVAGDKSLLCTVK from the exons aTGTTTGATCGGAATAAACAAGCTGATGAAGCCTCCGCTGCTTCAGCACAAG GTAAAGAAAGGCAAGGTAATGAAGGCTCCTTACGGCAGGAAAGCAGTAGTAG cATACAAGGACCAGAATTGGCTGGGTCTGGACTACCTGTTATGCAGAACAGGCAAGGCTATTGCAACTGTTGCCATGTACACTACAGTAATCTTGAACAG CATGTGTTCAGCTCCCAGCATAGACATTTTGCCACTTACTGTAGGAATCGTACGGGTACAACTAGCCTGATGGAACGTTTCCTGCAAGATGTTTTGCAGCATCATCCCTATAGATACCACGACAACAG aCCAACTTATGATGACATGCCATTCACCAGCCCCAGGCTTCTTCCCAGGGATGAGGCTCTTCTTTCACCGGAAGCgatggagaaagagagaacagcagggaagggggaagaaccGAGCACTGACAGTGGCTTCACTGCTGAGTCAGGCTGCCTTATTTCCCAGAGATCCCATGAGGAGCTAAAGAAGGCTTCTGTGCCAGTCACACCTATCCAAAAGCTAGAAAGAGGACAAAAACACAGCCTAGgagctttgcagcaaatggtggaTGTCCCCAGTAGGCATGTTCCAGAAGAAGGTGCTCTGACTGAAAGTAGTAGCCATAAAGCCCCGTCTACAGCTGTGTACCTCTTACCCCAACCATTGGCTGTTAGCCACTCATCACTAAAACCAGATTTGGTTTCAAATAAAATGTGTGAGCAAACGAAGCAGAGCCTATGCAATCAAGATGGATTACTGAATCCAAATTTGGGTCCTGTTTTGCAGTCAGCGAAATCGAGAGCGATGTCACTTTCACATGAGAGTCCTGTCTGTAATCAAGGCAACTCTTTAATCTCAGGTCAGCTTTTTTTGAAACAAGATGGCTTACAACCTCAGGATGAAACTCAGCTCTCTGACTTCTATCTCAGGAACACTAGCAACCCTGTGGGTAGCGGCAGCAGCCTGGCTTTTCAAACAGCTTCCCGATTatcaggaaaaaaggaaaacCAGTCAGGTAGAAGTACTGAAACTTCCGTAGATGAAATAATTGAAGAAGTCATTCTGAAATATTGCTATGAAATTCCCCCCCAAGAGTTGCCTTGCAGAGATGAAGATACTAATTCCTGTGTAAATGTTCTGTCGTTTCTTGGCCAGCGTAGTGTGCATGGTTCAGACGTAAGTTTTGATTGTGATGCACCTGTACAGTCAGGAGCACTCTTGCCCAAGGCAACAGTTAAAAATCTAGAACTTCTCAAAAAGGTTCAAGTAAACCTTCAAGATGAGAACTATGGCACCCAGCTCAGTTCCATTCTTAAAAATGGTTTTGTGCAGGAAGCGTCAGAAACAGAAAAAGATGTGCCAGCTCATAGTAAAGAGCCAGTTCTTCCAGCTCTGCCCCACGTGCCCCCTTCCTTTGTAGGCAAAACATGGTCCCAGATCATGTATGAAGATGATATGAAAATTGAAGCCCTTGTTCGAGACTTCAGAGAAGGTCGCTTCCGCTGCCACTTTGATACTGAGTCCTTGGCTAATAGTGCAAAGAGGAGgctaagaaagaaaaagcagaaaggtGACGGGAGGATCAATGCAACTGCAGCTAACGAAACAGAGGCTGCATCAGCTAAAGGGCTTCCAGAATTTACTGATGTGTTAAGTGGGGACTCTGACTTCAGCAATTCATGTGTAATCTCAGAAACGCAACACATTCCAGAAACACCAAAGAGACCGAAAAAAAGGACTTGGCGCCTTGCCTCAAGGTGCCAAGTAGTCAAGGTTAGCCATGGCACCCAAACTAGCTTGATGCACTATCCAGTAGTAAAACAAAAAATCATTAGGAAGGACTATGAGCCGCCAAATCAGAAAGCTAACCTTGTTTGGTCAGAGAGTGAGAAGACACCCACTATGAAAACTAGACTCTGTGCCCTCAAGCTTCCTGAATCTTATACCAAAATTATGAGCCCTTTGCAGCCCAAAACGGTGGTCTATGTTCTTTCTTGTCCAGAGATGAAACAGTTCAGGAGCAAACCTGAAGATGTTCCCAAAATGAGAAGAAGCCACAACTCCACCGATAGTAAGGACTCCATACGGTACAGATACAAACAGAGTTCTCTTAAGTATTATGACCCCTTGACTAACAGAGTTTTGAAAACGCCTCCCAAAAGCGTAGCTGGTGAAAAGGGAAAGAAGCCTCCACATGTTCGGCAGCTGTTCAGGAGTCTCAACCTTAATGCAAACAGGAAGAAACAAGCTGATGCACAGTATGAATGCACGGCAGCAAAGTCTTTGAATTCACTGGATTTCCATGGCTTGTCAGCATCTTTCAGGCTTGACCCAGTTAAGGAGAATGATATGAATTCAGTCCATAAGACAGATGGATCTTCTATTTCCACAGAGAGATCTGAGTGTCTGATATGTAATAGTTCAGAGAAATCTTATAAACCCTTAGCCCTCTCACCACTGAACTCTCACCAGTCACAGCGGGAAGGTGACTTTAGGTTAACTCCATTTAATAGGAAGGAAGCCAAACCTCTTTTGAAGTCACATGTGCCAGACTGTTTGGAAAGAGACAATCCAAAGAcaatgtggaggaggaggaggaaaggcaatAGTAGAGAACCAGGGTTTTCAAAAAAAGCTTCAGGACCAGCCTTTGTCAGGCATAATCTTGTTAGGCGAGGCAGTAGAAAACAGCCACCCAGGACTACAACTCAGCAAAAGGAGGGGAGGATAAGAAAAATGCCTTCTTGTACCTTAAAACCCTCTGCTTCATCTATTCCCAGGCACCAAACAAAGAAAGCTACTGTAGGAAAGCACCTTAAGAAAGAAAAACCTGATGCTAAAAAACTAAAGGTGACAAGGAAGTCCAAGAGGACATTTTTGAGCACTGCAGCTATTATGGGCATTCCAGAAAAGAGGCAGAGAACTACTGCAAGGGCTTCTTCCAAAGTAAAGACATGGGAGGTGGCTGGAGACAAGAGTCTCCTTTGCACTGTGAAATGA